The Urbifossiella limnaea genome has a window encoding:
- a CDS encoding DUF1501 domain-containing protein produces MNLSRLCPGSPLNRRNFLHVGYLGGLGLTLDQFLRAEAQAQQPAAAPARQAKAQAVIHIFMPGGMAHQESWDPKPFAPVEYRGEMGTTQTKLEGVVFNECLTKTAQVADQLTIARAMTHGEAAHERGTHNMFTGYRPSPAITFPSMGSVVSHELGVRNNLPPYVAIPSMPTNYAGSGYLSSAYAPFSLGSDPANAGFRVQDLALPGGVSQERFTVRRNMMDTVNEHFRSREKSDNLDAMDTFYQRAYGLISSERARAAFDINAEDPKVRDAYGRNAAGQRLLMARRLVESGVRFVTLTYGGWDLHNGIVGGTRSQLPAFDQAYAALISDLKSKGMLDSTLVMISSEFGRTPKINGTAGRDHWPKVFSVVLAGGGVKKGFVYGKSDATASEPDEDGLTVEDLAHTVYTCLGVDADKRLMSPGDRPIDIVREGHTRRELLA; encoded by the coding sequence ATGAACCTGTCGCGCCTGTGTCCCGGGTCGCCGCTCAACCGTCGGAACTTCCTCCACGTCGGTTACCTCGGCGGCCTCGGCCTCACGCTCGACCAGTTCCTCCGCGCCGAGGCGCAGGCCCAGCAGCCCGCGGCCGCCCCGGCCCGGCAGGCGAAGGCGCAGGCGGTCATCCACATCTTCATGCCCGGCGGCATGGCCCACCAGGAGAGCTGGGACCCGAAGCCGTTCGCGCCGGTGGAATACCGCGGCGAGATGGGCACCACCCAGACTAAGCTCGAAGGCGTGGTGTTCAACGAGTGCCTGACGAAGACCGCCCAGGTGGCCGACCAGCTGACCATCGCCCGCGCCATGACGCACGGCGAGGCGGCGCACGAGCGCGGCACCCACAACATGTTCACCGGCTACCGGCCGAGCCCGGCCATCACCTTCCCGAGCATGGGGAGCGTGGTCAGCCACGAGCTCGGCGTGCGGAACAACCTGCCGCCGTACGTCGCCATCCCGAGCATGCCGACGAACTACGCCGGCAGCGGCTACCTCAGCAGCGCGTACGCCCCGTTCAGCCTCGGCAGCGACCCGGCCAACGCCGGCTTCCGCGTCCAGGACCTGGCGCTGCCCGGCGGCGTGTCGCAGGAGCGGTTCACCGTCCGCCGCAACATGATGGACACGGTGAACGAGCACTTCCGCAGCCGCGAGAAGTCGGACAACCTCGACGCGATGGACACCTTCTACCAGCGGGCCTACGGCCTCATCAGCAGCGAGCGGGCGCGGGCCGCGTTCGACATCAACGCCGAGGACCCGAAGGTCCGCGACGCCTACGGCCGCAACGCCGCCGGGCAGCGGCTGCTGATGGCCCGGCGCCTCGTGGAGAGCGGCGTGCGGTTCGTGACGCTGACCTACGGCGGCTGGGACCTGCACAACGGCATCGTCGGCGGCACGCGGAGCCAGCTGCCGGCGTTCGACCAGGCGTACGCGGCGCTGATCTCGGACCTGAAGTCGAAGGGGATGCTCGACAGCACGCTGGTGATGATTTCGAGCGAGTTCGGCCGCACGCCGAAGATCAACGGCACCGCCGGCCGCGACCACTGGCCGAAGGTGTTCAGCGTGGTGCTGGCCGGCGGCGGGGTGAAGAAGGGCTTCGTGTACGGCAAGTCGGACGCGACGGCGAGCGAGCCGGACGAGGACGGGCTGACGGTCGAGGACCTGGCGCACACGGTGTACACCTGCCTGGGCGTCGACGCCGACAAGCGGCTGATGAGCCCCGGCGACCGGCCGATCGACATCGTGCGCGAAGGGCACACGCGGCGCGAGCTGCTGGCGTAA
- a CDS encoding c-type cytochrome domain-containing protein, whose translation MSRSILVVAAVLALAPRASADPARPTFDDDVAPVLRQHCTNCHGNDKQKGDLNLATYAAMQKGGAGGAVVVPGDAGKSRLYSLSAHLEEPKMPPSGNKMPDPQLALLKLWVEQGGRENSGSMVKLAPKAVDIGLKSVVKGRPPGPPPMPAAGKLALDPFVKARRPGAVTALAASPWAPLVAVGGQKQVLLYNSDSGQLAGVLPFPHGQVNSVKFSRNAQFLLAAGGRGGQTGKAVLYRVETGEKVTEVGIENDAILSADISADQTQIAAGSSNKMVRIYSTADGSVLREIKKHTDWVTQVEYSPDGVLLATGDRNGGLFVWEAFTGREYFNLRGHTAMITGLSWRDDSNVVASASEDGTVKLWEMENGGNIKNWAAHGGGAAAVRFTHDGKLASTGRDRVTKLWDQNGAVQKQFEALPDLGLQVVVTHENAKVIGGDWSGAIKVWNVADTKVLAQLDANPPPAAERAKLAEAALTAADAKVKGAQAAFDAATAKNKTAADAHAAAVANAAKLAADLAAAQKQVTDLTPAVTAQKTAADAAKAEADKLAPPATTATNKVGALEAMLAADTTAAKMLADAAAKAPTNPELAVAAKKGAEGVTARQKELEGAKGAAVTAAALLKAATDKHAAATKTFTDTSTALATAQKTVAAVTPTVKPAADAVPPLKAAADAAAAAVAPAKAALDTATAELTAARASLEQLRAAAAPPPAPPPPPPPKK comes from the coding sequence ATGTCCCGGTCGATTCTTGTCGTTGCCGCCGTCCTCGCCCTCGCCCCGCGTGCCAGCGCCGACCCGGCGCGGCCCACGTTCGACGACGACGTGGCCCCCGTGCTGCGCCAGCACTGCACCAACTGCCACGGCAACGACAAGCAGAAGGGCGACCTCAACCTCGCTACCTACGCCGCCATGCAGAAGGGCGGCGCCGGCGGCGCCGTCGTCGTTCCGGGCGACGCCGGCAAGTCGCGCCTCTACTCGCTGTCGGCGCACCTCGAAGAGCCCAAGATGCCGCCGAGCGGCAACAAGATGCCCGACCCGCAACTCGCCCTCCTCAAGCTGTGGGTCGAGCAGGGCGGCCGCGAGAACAGCGGCAGCATGGTCAAGCTCGCGCCGAAGGCCGTGGACATCGGCCTGAAGTCGGTCGTAAAGGGCCGCCCGCCCGGCCCGCCGCCGATGCCCGCGGCCGGCAAGCTGGCGCTCGACCCGTTCGTGAAGGCCCGCCGGCCGGGCGCCGTCACGGCGCTGGCCGCGAGCCCGTGGGCGCCGCTCGTCGCCGTCGGCGGGCAGAAGCAGGTGCTGCTGTACAACTCCGACAGCGGCCAGCTCGCCGGCGTCCTGCCGTTCCCGCACGGGCAGGTGAACAGCGTCAAGTTCTCGCGCAACGCGCAGTTCCTCCTCGCCGCCGGCGGCCGCGGCGGGCAGACCGGCAAGGCGGTTCTCTACCGCGTCGAGACCGGCGAGAAGGTGACGGAGGTGGGCATCGAGAACGACGCCATCCTGTCCGCGGACATTTCGGCCGACCAGACGCAGATCGCCGCCGGCAGCTCGAACAAGATGGTCCGCATCTACTCGACCGCGGACGGCTCCGTGCTCCGCGAGATCAAGAAGCACACCGACTGGGTAACGCAGGTGGAGTACAGCCCGGACGGCGTGCTGCTGGCCACCGGCGACCGCAACGGCGGCCTGTTCGTGTGGGAGGCGTTCACCGGCCGCGAGTACTTCAACCTGCGCGGGCACACGGCGATGATCACCGGCCTGTCGTGGCGCGACGACTCGAACGTGGTGGCGTCGGCGAGCGAGGACGGCACGGTGAAGCTGTGGGAGATGGAGAACGGCGGCAACATCAAGAACTGGGCGGCGCACGGCGGCGGGGCCGCGGCGGTGCGGTTCACCCACGACGGCAAGCTCGCCAGCACCGGCCGCGACCGCGTCACGAAACTGTGGGACCAGAACGGCGCCGTGCAGAAGCAGTTCGAGGCGCTGCCCGACCTGGGCTTGCAGGTGGTCGTGACGCACGAGAACGCCAAGGTCATCGGCGGCGACTGGTCCGGGGCCATCAAGGTGTGGAACGTCGCCGACACCAAAGTGCTGGCGCAGCTGGACGCGAACCCGCCGCCGGCCGCGGAGCGGGCGAAGCTCGCCGAGGCCGCGCTGACCGCCGCCGACGCCAAGGTGAAGGGCGCGCAGGCCGCGTTCGACGCCGCTACCGCGAAGAACAAGACGGCTGCGGACGCCCACGCCGCCGCTGTCGCCAACGCCGCGAAGCTGGCCGCCGACCTGGCTGCGGCGCAGAAGCAGGTGACCGACCTGACGCCGGCGGTGACCGCGCAGAAGACCGCCGCCGACGCCGCGAAGGCCGAGGCCGACAAGCTCGCGCCGCCCGCGACGACGGCGACGAACAAGGTGGGGGCTCTGGAGGCGATGCTCGCGGCGGACACGACCGCGGCGAAGATGCTGGCCGACGCCGCCGCGAAGGCGCCGACGAACCCCGAGCTGGCCGTGGCCGCGAAGAAGGGGGCCGAGGGCGTGACGGCGCGGCAGAAGGAGTTGGAGGGGGCGAAGGGCGCCGCCGTGACCGCCGCGGCGCTACTGAAGGCCGCGACGGACAAGCACGCCGCCGCGACGAAGACGTTCACCGACACCTCGACGGCGCTGGCGACGGCGCAGAAGACGGTGGCCGCGGTGACGCCGACGGTGAAGCCCGCGGCCGACGCCGTGCCGCCGCTGAAGGCCGCCGCCGACGCGGCCGCCGCCGCGGTGGCCCCGGCGAAGGCGGCGCTCGACACGGCGACTGCGGAGCTGACCGCCGCGCGGGCGTCGCTGGAGCAACTCCGCGCCGCCGCCGCGCCGCCGCCCGCGCCGCCGCCCCCGCCGCCGCCGAAGAAATGA
- a CDS encoding DUF1549 and DUF1553 domain-containing protein: MRPTLLTLALLAATAPAARAQAPAAPAAAGPKVAVYPADINLETKRDSQAFVVQLTQPDGITRDVTDQAQIAFANPSLARADKGVVFPVADGATEMTVTVAGQALKVPVKVAQATVDPPVSFKKDVMPIFMRAGCNQGGCHGAARGKDGFRLSLFGFDPDGDHFRLTRELNGRRINLALPNESLLVDKACGRVPHTGGGKLKDGDQYTTTILRWLEADAPNDPATVALPTSLEVYPPGAVLDGKGEKQRIVARAKYADGTDRDVTSLALFMSSNDTAAKIAADGDGSVVAGDRGEAFVMARFHTFTIGVPFITLPKGLAFTWNNAPENNYVDTHVHNKLKKLRVEPSGTCSDEVFVRRVFLDITGLLPTADEFARFMVSTLPNKRELLIDELLSRKEFSELWVLKWAELLQIRSSNQVSYKAMLLYYTWLQDKIARNVPTDEWVRELLAANGGTFRNPATNYYQIETDIVKVTENVAQVFMGMRVQCAQCHNHPFDRWTMDDYYGFASFFSQIGRKPGDDPRELVVFNGGGGEINHPLHRRPMPPKFLGGAVADVAGKDRRVVLANWLASPENPYFARNLSNLVWTHFFGRGIIDEPDDVRISNPPSNPELLDELAKKFTEYRYDFKRLVKDICMSRAYQRDTRPTPTNEGDTRNFARGPIRRIRAETMLDILGQVTEVKNKFPGLPVGSRAVQIADGQVSNYFLTTFGRPTRDTVCSCEVRLEPTLSQSLHLLNGDTVASNISRGGIVTKMIAEKRPPAFVIEQIYIRCVSRPPSPAEMAKLTAAVSASQNPQQALEDVFWAVLNSREFMFNH; encoded by the coding sequence ATGCGTCCGACGCTCCTGACCCTCGCCCTGCTCGCCGCGACCGCCCCCGCCGCCCGCGCGCAAGCGCCCGCCGCGCCGGCCGCGGCCGGGCCGAAGGTCGCCGTCTACCCGGCGGACATCAACCTCGAAACCAAGCGCGACAGCCAGGCGTTCGTCGTCCAGCTCACGCAGCCGGACGGCATCACCCGCGACGTGACGGACCAGGCGCAAATCGCCTTCGCCAACCCCTCGCTGGCCCGCGCCGACAAGGGCGTCGTGTTTCCCGTCGCCGACGGCGCCACCGAGATGACCGTGACCGTCGCCGGGCAGGCGCTCAAGGTGCCGGTCAAGGTGGCGCAAGCCACGGTCGATCCGCCGGTGTCCTTCAAGAAGGACGTGATGCCGATCTTCATGCGGGCCGGGTGCAACCAGGGCGGCTGCCACGGCGCCGCCCGCGGCAAGGACGGCTTCCGCCTGTCGCTGTTCGGCTTCGACCCCGACGGCGACCACTTCCGCCTCACCCGCGAGCTGAACGGCCGCCGCATCAACCTCGCCCTCCCGAACGAGTCGCTGCTGGTCGACAAGGCGTGCGGCCGCGTCCCGCACACCGGCGGCGGCAAGCTCAAGGACGGCGACCAGTACACGACCACGATCCTCCGCTGGCTGGAGGCGGATGCGCCCAACGACCCCGCGACCGTGGCCCTGCCGACGAGCCTGGAGGTGTACCCGCCCGGCGCCGTCCTCGACGGCAAGGGCGAGAAGCAGCGGATCGTGGCGCGGGCCAAGTACGCCGACGGCACCGACCGCGACGTGACCTCGCTCGCGCTGTTCATGTCGAGCAACGACACCGCCGCCAAGATCGCCGCCGACGGCGACGGGTCGGTCGTGGCCGGCGACCGCGGCGAGGCGTTCGTGATGGCGCGGTTCCACACGTTCACCATCGGCGTGCCGTTCATCACGCTGCCGAAGGGGCTGGCGTTCACCTGGAACAACGCCCCCGAAAACAACTACGTCGACACGCACGTCCACAACAAGCTGAAGAAGCTGCGGGTCGAGCCGTCGGGCACCTGCTCCGACGAGGTGTTCGTCCGCCGCGTGTTCCTCGACATCACCGGCCTGCTGCCGACGGCCGACGAGTTCGCCCGGTTCATGGTCAGCACGCTGCCGAACAAGCGCGAGCTGCTCATCGACGAGCTCCTGAGCCGCAAGGAGTTCTCCGAACTGTGGGTGCTGAAGTGGGCCGAGCTGCTGCAGATCCGCAGCAGCAACCAGGTCAGCTACAAGGCGATGCTGCTGTATTACACGTGGTTGCAGGACAAGATCGCCCGCAACGTGCCGACCGACGAGTGGGTGCGCGAACTCCTCGCGGCCAACGGCGGCACGTTCCGCAACCCGGCGACGAACTACTACCAGATCGAAACCGACATCGTGAAGGTGACGGAGAACGTCGCCCAGGTGTTCATGGGGATGCGGGTGCAGTGTGCGCAGTGCCACAACCACCCGTTCGACCGCTGGACGATGGACGACTACTACGGCTTCGCCAGCTTCTTCAGCCAGATCGGCCGCAAGCCCGGCGACGACCCGCGCGAGCTGGTGGTGTTCAACGGCGGCGGCGGCGAGATCAACCACCCGCTGCACCGCCGGCCGATGCCGCCCAAGTTCCTCGGCGGCGCGGTCGCGGACGTGGCCGGGAAGGACCGCCGCGTCGTGCTGGCGAACTGGCTGGCGAGCCCGGAGAACCCGTACTTCGCCCGCAACCTGTCGAACCTCGTGTGGACCCACTTCTTCGGCCGCGGCATCATCGACGAGCCGGACGACGTGCGCATCTCGAACCCGCCGTCGAACCCCGAGCTGCTCGACGAGCTGGCGAAGAAGTTCACCGAGTACCGCTACGACTTCAAGCGGCTCGTCAAGGACATCTGCATGTCCCGCGCCTACCAGCGCGACACCCGGCCGACGCCGACGAACGAGGGCGACACCCGCAACTTCGCCCGCGGCCCGATCCGCCGCATCCGCGCCGAGACGATGCTCGACATCCTCGGCCAGGTGACGGAGGTGAAGAACAAGTTCCCCGGCCTGCCGGTGGGTTCGCGGGCGGTGCAGATCGCCGACGGGCAGGTGTCGAACTACTTCCTGACGACGTTCGGCCGGCCGACGCGCGACACGGTGTGTTCGTGCGAGGTGCGGCTGGAGCCGACGCTGAGCCAGAGCCTCCACCTGCTGAACGGCGACACGGTGGCGTCGAACATCAGCCGCGGCGGCATCGTGACGAAGATGATCGCGGAGAAGCGGCCGCCGGCGTTCGTGATCGAGCAGATCTACATCCGCTGCGTGAGCCGCCCGCCGAGCCCGGCGGAGATGGCGAAGCTGACGGCCGCCGTGTCGGCGAGCCAGAACCCGCAGCAGGCGCTCGAGGACGTGTTCTGGGCGGTGCTGAACTCCCGCGAGTTCATGTTCAACCACTAA
- a CDS encoding peptidase: protein MKVRVLLLLLAGLLGFACATAFAASPSLGGIQPRGGTRGATDVVLTFSGARLADAQEVLVYYPGITVKKLEVVNDTTLKVTVDIAPDARLGDHAFRVRTASGISDLRTFWVGALPTVQEVEPNTEFDKAQPIPLNSTVIGVVDNEDVDYFAVDCKKGQRLSVEVEGMRLGVTFFDPYVAIIDSKRFEMAIGDDSPSTRQDSGGSVVIPADGKYVVQIRESAFGGNGSCQYRLHVGTFPRPTGVVPAGGKPGEEVELTFLGDPSGPIKQKVKLPAVADPNFRIHCQTAEGVHPSGLGFRVIDLPGVVESGANNTPATATAGVAPGAFHGVVAKAGETDYFKFPAKKGQVFDVRVFARQLGSPLDPVLNVSVVGGPAIGGNDDSGGPDSYLRITAPDDKEIAVAVGDHLQKGGPDHFYRVEVTPVQASVATLIPRVDGNNPANQERQTISVPKGNRTAVLLQANRADFGGPLVMGLEKLPPGVTAAAEPMDAGQGVVPVVFEAKADAALGGFLTPITATHADGKTVIARRTTFDAVFSVGQNNTPYTRHYFDRTAVAVTDAAPFKIDVVEPKVPVVQNGSYALKVKATRAEGFKGAITVFPLFTPPGMGIQGSATIPAEATETILAVNSAPNAGPRKWKTAVTAVSDAGKGPVWVSSQLFTLEVAPPPVTLTAERPAVEQGASTQLFCKVAVAAPFEGKAKVKVLGLPAKVTVADLELTKDTKELAFPITADKTSPAGKHGGVFCQIVLEQNGDLITLATGGTELRIDVPIAPKTAAVPTPTPMAQPMPMPMGQPMRRLTRLEQLRLEQEAREKAGTPATPPPAAPPAKKP from the coding sequence ATGAAGGTCCGCGTTCTACTGCTGCTCCTGGCCGGGCTTCTCGGCTTCGCCTGCGCCACCGCCTTCGCCGCGTCCCCGAGCCTCGGCGGCATCCAGCCGCGCGGCGGCACCCGCGGCGCCACCGACGTGGTGCTCACGTTCAGCGGCGCCCGCCTCGCCGACGCCCAGGAAGTCCTCGTCTACTACCCCGGTATCACCGTCAAGAAGCTGGAGGTCGTCAACGACACCACGCTGAAGGTGACCGTGGACATCGCCCCGGACGCCCGCCTCGGCGACCACGCCTTCCGCGTTCGCACCGCCTCCGGCATCTCGGACCTGCGCACGTTCTGGGTCGGCGCGCTCCCCACCGTCCAGGAGGTCGAGCCGAACACCGAGTTCGACAAGGCCCAGCCGATCCCGCTGAACAGCACCGTGATCGGCGTCGTGGACAACGAGGACGTGGACTACTTCGCCGTGGACTGCAAGAAGGGCCAGCGGCTGTCCGTGGAAGTGGAGGGGATGCGGCTCGGCGTCACGTTCTTCGACCCGTACGTGGCCATCATCGACAGCAAGCGGTTCGAGATGGCGATCGGCGACGACTCGCCCTCGACCCGGCAGGACAGCGGCGGCTCGGTCGTGATCCCCGCCGACGGCAAGTACGTCGTCCAGATCCGCGAGAGCGCGTTCGGCGGCAACGGCTCCTGCCAGTACCGCCTCCACGTCGGCACGTTCCCGCGGCCGACCGGCGTCGTCCCCGCGGGCGGCAAGCCCGGCGAGGAAGTGGAACTGACGTTCCTCGGCGACCCGTCCGGCCCCATCAAGCAGAAGGTGAAGCTGCCGGCCGTCGCGGACCCGAACTTCCGCATCCACTGCCAGACGGCGGAGGGCGTGCACCCGTCCGGCCTCGGCTTCCGGGTCATCGACCTGCCGGGCGTCGTCGAGAGCGGCGCGAACAACACCCCCGCCACGGCCACGGCCGGCGTCGCGCCCGGCGCCTTCCACGGCGTCGTGGCGAAGGCCGGCGAGACGGACTACTTCAAGTTCCCCGCCAAGAAGGGGCAGGTCTTCGACGTGCGGGTGTTCGCCCGGCAGCTCGGCTCGCCGCTCGACCCGGTGCTGAACGTGAGCGTGGTCGGCGGCCCCGCCATCGGCGGCAACGACGACAGCGGCGGCCCCGACAGCTACCTCCGCATCACCGCCCCGGACGACAAGGAGATCGCCGTCGCCGTCGGCGACCACCTCCAGAAGGGCGGCCCGGACCACTTCTACCGCGTCGAGGTGACGCCGGTGCAGGCGAGCGTGGCGACGCTGATCCCCCGCGTGGACGGCAACAACCCGGCCAACCAGGAGCGGCAGACGATCAGCGTGCCGAAGGGGAACCGCACCGCGGTGCTGCTCCAGGCCAACCGCGCCGACTTCGGCGGCCCGCTGGTGATGGGGCTGGAGAAGTTGCCGCCGGGCGTCACCGCCGCGGCCGAGCCGATGGACGCGGGCCAGGGCGTGGTGCCGGTCGTGTTCGAGGCCAAGGCCGACGCCGCGCTCGGCGGCTTCCTGACGCCGATCACCGCGACCCACGCCGACGGCAAGACCGTGATCGCGCGCCGCACCACGTTCGACGCCGTGTTCAGCGTGGGGCAGAACAACACCCCGTACACGCGCCACTACTTCGACCGCACGGCCGTGGCCGTCACCGACGCGGCGCCGTTCAAGATCGACGTGGTGGAGCCGAAGGTGCCGGTGGTGCAGAACGGCTCCTACGCCCTGAAGGTGAAGGCGACCCGGGCCGAGGGCTTCAAGGGCGCCATCACCGTGTTCCCGCTGTTCACCCCGCCGGGGATGGGCATCCAGGGCTCGGCGACGATCCCGGCCGAGGCGACGGAGACGATCCTGGCGGTGAACTCAGCCCCGAACGCCGGCCCCCGCAAGTGGAAGACGGCGGTCACGGCCGTCTCCGACGCGGGCAAGGGGCCGGTGTGGGTGAGCAGCCAGCTGTTCACGCTGGAGGTCGCCCCGCCGCCGGTGACGCTGACGGCCGAGCGGCCGGCGGTGGAGCAGGGCGCGAGCACGCAGCTGTTCTGCAAGGTGGCCGTGGCGGCGCCGTTCGAGGGGAAGGCGAAGGTGAAGGTGCTCGGCCTCCCCGCGAAGGTGACCGTCGCCGACCTGGAGCTGACGAAGGACACGAAGGAGCTGGCGTTCCCGATCACCGCCGACAAGACGAGCCCGGCCGGGAAGCACGGCGGCGTGTTCTGCCAGATCGTGCTCGAACAGAACGGCGACCTCATCACGCTGGCGACCGGCGGCACCGAGCTGCGGATCGACGTGCCGATCGCGCCGAAGACCGCCGCGGTGCCGACGCCCACGCCGATGGCGCAGCCGATGCCGATGCCGATGGGCCAGCCGATGCGCCGGCTGACGCGGCTGGAGCAGCTGCGGCTGGAGCAGGAGGCCCGCGAGAAGGCCGGCACCCCCGCGACCCCGCCCCCCGCCGCGCCGCCGGCGAAGAAGCCGTGA
- a CDS encoding addiction module protein — MSVKDAVIEMIRALPDTATWADIAEAGDARFGDPNDENLTREEWEAAWAEEINRRVADIDAGRTKLIPAEEVMARLKAKYG; from the coding sequence ATGAGCGTGAAGGACGCGGTGATCGAGATGATCCGCGCGCTGCCCGATACGGCGACGTGGGCCGACATCGCCGAGGCCGGCGACGCCCGGTTCGGCGACCCGAACGACGAGAACCTGACCCGCGAGGAGTGGGAGGCGGCCTGGGCCGAGGAGATCAACCGGAGGGTGGCCGACATCGACGCCGGCCGGACCAAGCTGATCCCGGCCGAGGAGGTCATGGCCCGGCTCAAGGCGAAGTACGGATGA
- a CDS encoding proton-conducting transporter transmembrane domain-containing protein produces MTWLSLPWADLTVAVPLLGAAVVGRVRDIPTAGRWCLGFSLATLGCAVLAGLAFAAGATGPGLFRVDELSAPLLPLVALLHVLTVLATARTKMNRVSFTGHLAGEAVRLATFATIDPWPLIALLSAATVLPFIELVKRGKPTRVYVLHMALFVGLLTAGWAGVEAGAEWGAVALMAAILVRSGTVPVHLWVADLFEHGSFGTALLFVAPIAGVYAALRLVLPVAPDWVLTGIGAFSLVTAVYAAGMAVVQRDARRFFAYLFLSHASLVLVGLELHTVISLTGALCLWVSVVLSLGGLGLTLRAVEARYGRLSLAGHQGLYARSPALAVCFLLTGLGSVGFPGTLGFVAAELLMDGAVDANLFVGVVLVLAAAVNGIAVVRAYLLLFTGAKSASPVAVGITPKERFAVLVLAALLLGGGLVPQALVASRFHAAETLLRERNPR; encoded by the coding sequence ATGACCTGGCTGTCGCTCCCGTGGGCCGACCTGACCGTCGCCGTGCCGCTGCTCGGCGCGGCGGTCGTTGGCCGTGTCCGCGACATCCCCACGGCCGGGCGCTGGTGCCTCGGCTTCAGCCTCGCCACGCTGGGCTGCGCCGTACTCGCCGGGCTGGCGTTCGCCGCCGGGGCGACGGGCCCGGGGCTGTTTCGCGTCGACGAGCTCAGCGCCCCGCTCCTCCCGCTGGTGGCGCTGCTCCACGTCCTGACCGTGCTGGCGACCGCCCGGACGAAGATGAACCGCGTGTCGTTCACCGGCCACCTCGCCGGCGAGGCCGTGCGGCTGGCCACGTTCGCCACCATCGACCCGTGGCCGCTGATCGCCCTGCTGTCGGCGGCGACGGTGCTGCCGTTCATCGAGCTGGTGAAGCGCGGCAAGCCGACGCGGGTGTACGTCCTGCACATGGCGCTGTTCGTCGGCCTGCTGACGGCCGGGTGGGCGGGCGTGGAGGCCGGCGCCGAGTGGGGCGCGGTGGCGCTGATGGCGGCCATCCTGGTGCGGAGCGGCACCGTGCCCGTCCACCTGTGGGTAGCCGACCTGTTCGAGCACGGGTCGTTCGGCACGGCGCTGCTGTTCGTGGCCCCGATCGCCGGCGTGTACGCGGCGCTGCGGCTGGTGCTGCCGGTGGCCCCGGACTGGGTGCTCACCGGCATCGGCGCGTTCTCGCTGGTCACGGCCGTGTACGCCGCCGGCATGGCGGTGGTGCAGCGCGACGCCCGGCGGTTCTTCGCGTACCTGTTCCTCAGCCACGCCTCGCTCGTGCTCGTCGGGCTGGAGCTGCACACCGTCATCAGCCTGACCGGAGCGCTGTGCCTGTGGGTGTCGGTGGTGCTGTCGCTCGGCGGGCTGGGGCTGACGCTGCGGGCGGTGGAGGCCCGCTACGGCCGGCTGTCGCTGGCCGGGCACCAGGGGCTGTACGCCCGGTCGCCGGCGCTGGCCGTGTGCTTCCTGCTGACCGGCCTCGGCAGCGTCGGCTTCCCCGGCACGCTGGGGTTCGTGGCGGCCGAACTGTTGATGGACGGGGCGGTGGACGCGAACCTGTTCGTGGGCGTGGTGCTGGTGCTGGCGGCGGCGGTGAACGGCATCGCCGTGGTGCGGGCGTACCTGCTGCTGTTCACGGGGGCGAAGTCGGCGTCGCCAGTGGCGGTCGGGATCACCCCCAAGGAGCGGTTCGCCGTGCTGGTGCTGGCGGCGCTGTTGTTGGGCGGCGGGCTGGTGCCGCAGGCGCTGGTGGCGTCGCGGTTTCACGCGGCCGAGACGCTGCTCCGCGAACGGAACCCGCGCTGA
- a CDS encoding type II toxin-antitoxin system RelE/ParE family toxin: MKPVAYTADAEAELDNALAHSPDPDRFRGIPGTALQDIASGLMQHPQAGRTGCRECILPGVPINVVYRETDAAIEVVAVAHHSRRPGYWKKRL; the protein is encoded by the coding sequence ATGAAACCCGTCGCGTACACGGCCGACGCGGAAGCGGAGTTAGACAACGCCCTGGCGCACTCGCCCGACCCGGACCGGTTCCGGGGCATCCCGGGCACCGCCCTCCAGGACATCGCCAGCGGGCTGATGCAACACCCGCAGGCCGGCCGGACCGGTTGCCGCGAGTGCATCCTTCCCGGTGTCCCGATCAACGTCGTCTATCGGGAGACCGACGCCGCAATCGAGGTCGTCGCCGTCGCCCACCACAGCCGCCGACCCGGGTACTGGAAGAAGCGGCTCTAA